One window of Quercus robur chromosome 5, dhQueRobu3.1, whole genome shotgun sequence genomic DNA carries:
- the LOC126725191 gene encoding uncharacterized protein LOC126725191 isoform X3, with protein sequence MEQQQQQLLHFIHPKHPLVFNPNDRSRRSCWGCDEQVFGPSYSCKECGGIWVHHKSCAELPLGLHHPLHPIHPLILFSPLLWAYNGEDKQLYKCELCKEDREEYTYRCSHCDFNLHITCASLAPTTMEPEFHHHPLTPIWKWITFTCDLCGVEDKGMPYLCNSCGFWIHRRCPLFPRKVKDVHHNHLLHLTHSSLEFHQSDSRLCQICGQEVDTCYGFYYCSRCDFAAHLNCAMGNKENINLQEFEDEDEVLELSESVDSTYKVKKYNKREGGIQIAAEIKHFSHEHDLMLTEKLLNNQKCDGCVRAILPPFYSCVKCGFFLHESCANLPKKKRHPLHQHPLSLLPMKPSKDFRCYACHRRCNGFTYWCETCRFRLDVQCSMISEILIHPGHDHRLILSSGESSQNCSCCDSRTNPIFCCTTCVFALDFKCATLPHSTRYKQHEHPFALSYRAEDNSGKYYCDICEEERDSKYWFYYCEDCSYPAHPKCIIGKYPNYKFGGTYKFDCHSHPLTFIEETKDCSRCNECNDSCEKLIYQCAQCNFYIHKSCL encoded by the coding sequence GCAGCTTCTACATTTTATCCATCCTAAGCATCCCTTGGTCTTCAATCCAAACGATAGAAGTAGACGTTCTTGTTGGGGGTGTGATGAACAAGTATTTGGACCTAGTTACAGTTGTAAAGAATGTGGAGGGATTTGGGTTCATCATAAATCATGTGCAGAACTACCTCTTGGGTTGCACCATCCCTTGCACCCAATCCATCCTCTTATTCTCTTTTCTCCACTATTATGGGCATATAATGGTGAGGACAAACAACTTTACAAATGCGAACTCTGCAAAGAAGATCGTGAGGAATACACTTATCGGTGTTCCCATTGCGACTTCAACCTTCACATCACATGCGCTTCTTTAGCACCCACCACCATGGAACCTGAATTCCACCACCACCCGTTGACCCCCATTTGGAAGTGGATCACTTTCACTTGTGACCTTTGTGGTGTAGAAGACAAAGGTATGCCCTATTTGTGTAATTCATGTGGTTTCTGGATTCATAGAAGATGTCCTCTTTTCCCACGTAAAGTCAAAGATGTGCATCACAATCACCTCCTCCACCTCACCCATTCTTCTCTTGAATTCCATCAATCCGACTCCCGATTATGTCAAATCTGTGGTCAAGAGGTGGACACATGCTATGGGTTTTACTATTGCTCTAGATGTGATTTTGCTGCCCACCTTAATTGTGCTATGGGAAACAAGGAGAACATAAATTTGCAAGAATTTGAAGATGAGGATGAAGTTTTAGAGCTTAGTGAATCGGTTGACTCAACTTACAAAGTCAAAAAATACAATAAGAGGGAGGGTGGAATTCAAATAGCTGCAGAAATCAAACACTTTAGTCATGAGCATGACTTAATGCTCACCGAGAAGCttctaaataaccaaaaatGCGATGGGTGTGTAAGAGCCATTCTCCCTCCGTTTTATAGTTGCGTAAAGTGTGGTTTCTTTCTTCATGAATCTTGTgctaatttaccaaaaaaaaagcgACACCCACTTCATCAACACCCACTATCCCTGCTCCCAATGAAACCAAGTAAGGATTTTAGGTGTTATGCTTGTCATCGTAGATGCAATGGCTTCACCTATTGGTGTGAGACATGCCGTTTTAGACTTGATGTTCAATGTAGTATGATCTCAGAAATCCTTATCCACCCTGGTCATGATCACAGACTTATTCTCTCTAGTGGTGAATCTTCCCAAAATTGCAGTTGTTGTGATTCTAGAACTAACCCAATATTCTGTTGTACCACTTGTGTATTTGCTTTGGACTTCAAATGTGCTACACTACCACATTCTACAAGATACAAACAACATGAGCATCCCTTCGCTCTCAGTTATAGAGCTGAAGATAACTCTGGTAAATATTATTGTGATATTTGTGAAGAAGAACGAGACTCAAAGTATTGGTTTTACTATTGTGAGGATTGCAGTTATCCTGCTCATCCAAAATGTATTATTGGGAAATACCCAAATTACAAGTTTGGAGGTACTTACAAATTTGACTGTCACTCACACCCTCTTACTTTCATTGAGGAAACTAAAGACTGCTCTCGATGTAACGAATGTAATGATTCTTGTGAAAAGTTGATCTATCAATGTGCTCAGTGTAATTTCTACATCCACAAGAGTTGTTTATAA